A stretch of the Vigna radiata var. radiata cultivar VC1973A chromosome 7, Vradiata_ver6, whole genome shotgun sequence genome encodes the following:
- the LOC106767377 gene encoding protein Simiate isoform X2 — MDESNCSETKVLDEIKEEEEDEDLQNLLVPDVQNLPITPPSAVESNFATFFAIDFMKPAHDQYVYRHANGLCVIGLAPSHVAIKDEGGITAVDFNVGKSDRSEMKVTGKRKKNAQHFESNTALCKISTKNDTYIVRCCVKGSLLEVNQQLIKQPELLNVSADREGYIAIIMPKPADWLKVKASLVSLQEYKKLKEVS, encoded by the exons ATGGATGAATCGAACTGTTCAGAAACCAAAGTACTGGATGAGAttaaagaagaggaagaagatgaagacttACAGAACCTTCTAGTCCCTGACGTGCAGAATCTTCCCATCACTCCTCCTTCCGCCGTTGAATCCAACTTTGCCACTTTCTTCGCCATAG ATTTTATGAAACCAGCTCACGATCAGTACGTTTACCGGCACGCCAATGG CTTGTGTGTGATTGGATTAGCTCCTTCCCACGTTGCTATCAAGGATGAAGGTGGAATCACAGCCGTTGATTTCAATGTTGGGAAGTCTGATCGCAGTGAGATGAAAGTCACTGGAAAGCGGAAGAAG AATGCACAACACTTTGAGTCCAACACTGCTCTGTGTAAAATTTCTACCAAAAATGATACTTATATTGTAAG ATGTTGCGTCAAAGGCTCCCTCTTGGAAGTGAATCAACAATTGATCAAGCAACCAGAACTGCTTAATGTTTCG GCTGATAGAGAAGGATATATTGCTATTATCATGCCAAAACCAGCCGATTGGCTCAAGGTCAAGGCTTCCCTCGTTAGCCTTCAGGAGTACAAGAAATTGAAGGAAGTTAGTTGA
- the LOC106767247 gene encoding DNA repair protein RAD51 homolog A: MSATMEQQHNHKAPQQQDEAEEIQHGPLPVEQLQVSGIAATDVKKLKDAGIYTVESVSYTPRKDLLQIKGISEAKVDKIIEAASKLVPMGFTSASELHAQRDAIIQITTGSRELDKILEGGVETGSITELYGEFRSGKTQLCHTLCVTCQLPLDQGGGEGKAMYIDAEGTFRPQRLLQIADRFGLNGADVLENVAYARAYNTDHQSRLLLEAASMMVETRFAVMIVDSATALYRTDFSGRGELSARQMHLAKFLRSLQKLADEFGVAVVITNQVVSQVDGSAVFAGPQIKPIGGNIMAHATTTRLALRKGRGEERICKVISSPCLAEAEARFQICAEGVSDVKD, translated from the exons ATGTCGGCAACCATGGAGCAGCAACACAACCATAAAGCACCCCAACAACAAGATGAAGCCGAAGAGATACAACATGGCCCTTTACCCGTTGAGCAACTTCAG GTGTCGGGCATAGCCGCCACGGACGTTAAGAAGCTTAAAGACGCGGGCATTTACACTGTTGAATCCGTTTCTTATACTCCTAGAAAAGACCTTTTGCAAATCAAAGGTATCAGTGAAGCTAAAGTCGACAAAATCATTGAAGCAG CTTCTAAGCTGGTGCCTATGGGGTTTACCAGTGCTAGCGAGCTCCATGCCCAGCGTGATGCAATCATTCAGATAACCACGGGATCCAGAGAGCTTGACAAGATATTGGAAG GTGGAGTTGAGACCGGTTCTATCACTGAGTTATACGGTGAATTTCGATCTGGGAAGACTCAGTTGTGTCACACTCTTTGTGTCACTTGCCAA TTGCCACTAGACCAAGGTGGGGGAGAGGGTAAAGCTATGTACATAGATGCTGAGGGCACATTTAGACCTCAGCGACTCTTACAGATAGCAGATAG GTTTGGATTGAATGGCGCTGATGTATTGGAAAATGTTGCTTATGCTAGAGCATACAACACAGATCATCAATCACGGCTTCTGCTTGAAGCAGCTTCAATGATGGTGGAAACAAG GTTTGCTGTCATGATAGTAGATAGTGCTACTGCCCTTTATAGGACAGATTTCTCGGGAAGAGGGGAGCTTTCAGCCCGTCAAATGCATCTAGCAAAGTTCCTGAGGAGCCTTCAAAAATTGGCAGATGAG tTTGGTGTAGCTGTTGTTATAACAAATCAAGTAGTTTCACAAGTAGACGGTTCTGCAGTCTTTGCTGGACCTCAAATCAAACCTATTGGAGGCAACATCATGGCTCATGCTACAACAACTAG GCTAGCTCTCAGGAAAGGGAGAGGGGAAGAACGGATCTGTAAAGTGATAAGCTCTCCTTGCTTGGCTGAAGCTGAAGCAAGGTTTCAGATTTGTGCCGAAGGAGTTTCAGATGTTAAAGACTAA
- the LOC106767377 gene encoding protein Simiate isoform X1 gives MSTINKDQIMDESNCSETKVLDEIKEEEEDEDLQNLLVPDVQNLPITPPSAVESNFATFFAIDFMKPAHDQYVYRHANGLCVIGLAPSHVAIKDEGGITAVDFNVGKSDRSEMKVTGKRKKNAQHFESNTALCKISTKNDTYIVRCCVKGSLLEVNQQLIKQPELLNVSADREGYIAIIMPKPADWLKVKASLVSLQEYKKLKEVS, from the exons atgtcaacCATAAACAAGGACCAGATCATGGATGAATCGAACTGTTCAGAAACCAAAGTACTGGATGAGAttaaagaagaggaagaagatgaagacttACAGAACCTTCTAGTCCCTGACGTGCAGAATCTTCCCATCACTCCTCCTTCCGCCGTTGAATCCAACTTTGCCACTTTCTTCGCCATAG ATTTTATGAAACCAGCTCACGATCAGTACGTTTACCGGCACGCCAATGG CTTGTGTGTGATTGGATTAGCTCCTTCCCACGTTGCTATCAAGGATGAAGGTGGAATCACAGCCGTTGATTTCAATGTTGGGAAGTCTGATCGCAGTGAGATGAAAGTCACTGGAAAGCGGAAGAAG AATGCACAACACTTTGAGTCCAACACTGCTCTGTGTAAAATTTCTACCAAAAATGATACTTATATTGTAAG ATGTTGCGTCAAAGGCTCCCTCTTGGAAGTGAATCAACAATTGATCAAGCAACCAGAACTGCTTAATGTTTCG GCTGATAGAGAAGGATATATTGCTATTATCATGCCAAAACCAGCCGATTGGCTCAAGGTCAAGGCTTCCCTCGTTAGCCTTCAGGAGTACAAGAAATTGAAGGAAGTTAGTTGA
- the LOC106767405 gene encoding probable pectinesterase/pectinesterase inhibitor 12 — translation MFTNCLIYHESKTETRHLQVSFYQPLSSYCSCNSNFMAIPKLFLLLLAHFFSHAIAVKSSSNAFTIPTFHAMHSSLNRTNLFHEVSFDSSKLSISININPNIINTLLQSLQAAISDATKLSDLLNNAGHSSIIENKIGAVQDCRELQQSTLASLERSLSGIRSQDSRKVVDARTYLSAALTNKRTCLESLDSASGTLKPVLVNSVINSYKHVSDSLSMLPKPEKKASQGHKNRRLLWLSRANHRLLEGNDGVLVVAADGTGKFSTITEAINFAPNNSVGRTVIYVKEGTYEENVEIPSYKTNIVLLGDGKDVTLITGSRSVIDGWTTFRSATLAVSGEGFLARDIAFENKAGPEKHQAVALRVNADFTAFYRCAMYGYQDTLYVHSFRQFYRECDIFGTIDYIFGNAAVVFQACNIVSRMPMAGQFTVITAQSRDSPDEDTGISIQNCSILATTDLYSDSGSVKSYLGRPWRVYSRTVYLESYIDAFIEAEGWTQWSNDEGLDTLYYGEYANYGPGSGTDNRVDWAGYHLMDYDSAYNFSVSEFIIGDAWLGSTSFPYDNGI, via the exons ATGTTCACCAACTGCCTTATTTATCACGAGTCAAAAACTGAAACTCGTCATCTCCAAGTTTCATTTTATCAGCCTCTCTCTTCTTACTGTTCCTGTAATAGTAATTTCATGGCTATTCCTAaacttttcctccttcttttagCACACTTCTTCTCACATGCCATAGCTGTTAAGTCCTCCTCGAATGCTTTCACAATCCCGACATTCCATGCAATGCACTCTTCCTTAAATAGAACAAACTTATTTCATGAAGTCAGCTTCGATTCATCTAAGCTTTCCATCTCAATAAACATAAATCCAAACATCATCAACACCCTCCTTCAGTCCCTCCAAGCAGCAATATCTGATGCCACAAAACTATCTGATCTATTAAACAATGCAGGACACTCAAGCATCATAGAGAACAAAATAGGAGCAGTCCAAGACTGTAGAGAACTTCAACAATCCACCTTAGCTTCTTTAGAACGATCGCTATCAGGGATCCGTTCCCAAGACTCCAGAAAAGTAGTTGATGCAAGAACCTACCTCAGTGCAGCCCTCACCAACAAACGCACGTGTCTAGAGAGCTTAGATTCTGCTTCGGGTACCCTTAAGCCAGTTCTGGTGAATTCTGTGATCAACTCTTACAAGCATGTCAGTGACTCTCTTTCAATGCTCCCTAAGCCTGAGAAGAAGGCTTCCCAAGGACACAAGAACCGGCGTTTGTTGTGGCTGTCAAGGGCAAACCACCGCCTCTTGGAAGGCAATGATGGGGTGCTTGTTGTAGCTGCAGATGGAACGGGGAAGTTTAGCACCATCACCGAGGCTATCAACTTTGCTCCAAACAACAGCGTTGGTAGGACAGTAATCTATGTCAAAGAAGGGACTTACGAGGAAAATGTTGAAATCCCAAGTTATAAGACCAATATTGTTCTGCTTGGCGATGGAAAGGATGTCACTTTAATCACTGGCAGCAGAAGTGTCATTGATGGCTGGACCACTTTCAGATCTGCAACTCTGG CGGTCTCTGGAGAGGGTTTTCTTGCACGTGATATTGCTTTTGAGAACAAGGCAGGGCCAGAGAAGCATCAAGCAGTTGCCTTGAGAGTGAATGCAGACTTCACTGCTTTCTACAGGTGTGCCATGTATGGTTACCAAGACACTCTCTATGTTCACTCCTTTAGACAGTTCTACAGAGAGTGTGACATTTTTGGGACCATAGATTACATATTTGGGAATGCAGCGGTGGTTTTTCAAGCATGCAACATTGTGTCCAGAATGCCAATGGCAGGTCAATTCACTGTCATTACTGCACAGTCCAGAGACTCCCCTGATGAGGACACTggcatttcaatccaaaactGCTCCATTCTAGCTACCACAGACTTGTATTCGGATTCTGGTAGTGTGAAAAGCTACCTAGGAAGACCATGGAGGGTTTATTCTCGTACCGTGTATCTTGAGTCCTACATTGATGCATTTATTGAGGCAGAGGGGTGGACCCAGTGGTCTAATGATGAAGGCTTGGACACTTTGTATTATGGAGAGTATGCCAACTATGGGCCTGGTTCAGGGACAGATAACAGAGTAGATTGGGCTGGGTACCATTTAATGGATTACGACAGTGCCTACAACTTCTCAGTTTCGGAATTTATCATTGGTGACGCTTGGCTTGGGTCTACATCATTCCCTTATGACAATgggatttaa
- the LOC106767818 gene encoding putative invertase inhibitor encodes MASRKVFNQCLVLPILLMICFVLLVQCGRPHSTEGEDLVTATCKHTLHFQVCNSSLRSVPISSKTSDLRVLAEIALNLSTAYAADTLTCVHELQSNSSAANNIYVSRCLRDCEEEFSEAIENLQDSKEALANGDCDKVDTLVSAAMSDAETCEDGFKDLQQSEDNYSTSALTQRNRHFSELCSNALAITKLLV; translated from the coding sequence ATGGCATCAAGGAAAGTTTTTAACCAATGCTTGGTTCTGCCAATCTTGCTTAtgatttgctttgttttgctgGTTCAATGTGGTAGGCCACATAGCACAGAAGGAGAGGATTTGGTCACAGCAACTTGCAAACACACCCTTCATTTTCAAGTATGCAATTCTTCCCTAAGATCAGTCCCTATCAGTAGCAAGACATCAGATCTCAGAGTGCTTGCTGAGATAGCACTGAATCTCAGCACAGCATATGCTGCAGACACTTTGACCTGTGTTCATGAACTGCAGTCCAATTCTTCCGCTGCCAATAACATCTACGTGTCCCGTTGCTTAAGAGACTGTGAAGAGGAATTCTCGGAAGCCATAGAGAACTTGCAGGACTCAAAAGAAGCACTTGCCAATGGAGATTGTGACAAAGTAGATACACTGGTTTCTGCTGCTATGTCTGATGCTGAGACATGTGAAGATGGCTTCAAGGACTTGCAGCAAAGTGAGGACAATTATTCAACTTCTGCTCTAACTCAACGTAACCGTCACTTCTCTGAACTATGTAGCAATGCTCTTGCTATCACAAAATTACTAGTTTGA
- the LOC106766516 gene encoding putative pectinesterase/pectinesterase inhibitor 45, whose protein sequence is MAFQDFDLISERRRNEKKQKIRKRIMIGVVSSIVLVGMIGAVLFVVVKNDDTGRGNTSGKSTNKARTSHSPPHAQGDSPKEQVAHTEKIVKMVCSSADFKDKCEEPLSKAMDNDSKLSEPKDLLKAYVKLAEEEVSKAFNKTLSVKFDSEQEKGAFEDCKKLFEDAKDDIATTISELSKTELKNITDKSPDLNSWLSAVISFQQTCIDGFPEGNIKTELGNLMNDSKQFISNSLAIVSQLASSLSTLETAAASSHGRSLLSQFSNSPAASLDQTDGFPSWIHNDDRRILKAVDNKPPPNVTVAKDGSANFKTISEALNAVPAKFDGRYVIYVKEGIYDEPVKITKKMQNITMYGDGSQKTIVTGNKNFRDGVRTFLTASFVVEGDGFIGMAMGFRNTAGPDGHQAVAARVQADRAVFANCRFEGYQDTLYTQAHRQFYRSCIVTGTIDFIFGDAAVVLQNCILIIRKPNDNQQNMVTAQGREDKQQATGIVLQKCTIKADDALIPVKDKIRSYLGRPWKQYSRTIVMESEIGDVIHPDGWTAWAGDFALKTLYYAEYGNTGAGASTSNRVKWPGYQVINKEQATQFTPGTFLRGTWLQSTGVPSTQGLYN, encoded by the exons ATGGCGTTTCAGGATTTTGACCTTATCTCAGAGCGGCGGAGAAACGAGAAGAAGCAGAAGATTAGGAAGAGGATCATGATCGGCGTGGTTTCTTCCATCGTCCTCGTTGGCATGATCGGTGCAGTTCTCTTCGTCGTGGTTAAGAATGATGACACTGGCCGTGGCAATACCAGTGGCAAGAGCACTAACAAGGCACGTACCAGCCATTCACCGCCACACGCTCAAGGTGACTCGCCCAAGGAGCAGGTGGCGCACACGGAGAAGATAGTGAAAATGGTGTGCAGCTCCGCCGATTTCAAGGACAAGTGTGAAGAGCCTCTGAGCAAGGCCATGGATAATGACTCCAAACTCTCGGAACCCAAAGACCTTCTCAAGGCCTACGTTAAGCTTGCAGAGGAAGAGGTTTCCAAGGCCTTCAACAAGACCCTGTCCGTGAAGTTCGACAGTGAACAAGAAAAAGGAGCGTTCGAGGATTGCAAGAAGCTGTTTGAGGATGCCAAGGATGACATCGCAACCACCATCTCTGAACTATCGAAAACCGAGCTCAAGAATATCACTGACAAGAGTCCTGATCTCAACTCCTGGCTCAGTGCTGTCATCTCCTTCCAACAGACCTGCATAGATGGCTTCCCTGAGGGAAACATCAAGACTGAACTTGGAAATCTCATGAACGATTCCAAACAATTCATCAGCAACTCCCTTGCCATTGTCTCTCAGCTCGCATCATCTCTTTCTACATTGGAAACAGCTGCCGCCTCATCACACGGTCGATCCTTGCTATCTCAGTTCTCCAACTCCCCGGCTGCTTCTCTCGACCAAACCGATGGCTTTCCCTCTTGGATCCACAACGATGACCGCAGGATCTTGAAGGCCGTCGATAACAAACCTCCACCTAATGTCACCGTGGCAAAAGATGGAAGTGCAAACTTCAAAACCATCTCCGAAGCTTTGAATGCCGTCCCTGCAAAGTTTGATGGACG GTATGTGATTTACGTCAAAGAGGGAATATACGACGAGCCAGTGAAGATTACAAAGAAAATGCAAAACATAACCATGTACGGTGATGGATCCCAAAAGACAATCGTCACTGGCAACAAAAACTTCAGGGACGGAGTCAGGACTTTCCTCACTGCATCTTTTG TGGTGGAGGGAGACGGATTCATAGGCATGGCAATGGGATTCAGAAACACGGCAGGACCCGATGGGCATCAAGCAGTGGCGGCAAGAGTGCAGGCAGATCGTGCAGTGTTTGCGAACTGTCGTTTCGAGGGGTACCAAGACACTTTATACACCCAAGCACACAGACAATTCTACAGGAGTTGCATCGTGACGGGAACAATCGACTTCATCTTCGGTGATGCGGCTGTGGTGCTCCAGAACTGCATCCTGATAATTAGGAAGCCAAACGACAACCAGCAGAACATGGTGACAGCTCAAGGGAGAGAAGACAAGCAGCAAGCGACTGGAATTGTGCTGCAGAAGTGCACAATCAAAGCCGATGACGCATTGATCCCGGTGAAGGACAAGATAAGAAGCTACCTCGGAAGGCCATGGAAGCAATACTCAAGAACCATTGTGATGGAATCAGAAATAGGTGACGTGATTCACCCAGATGGATGGACAGCTTGGGCAGGTGATTTCGCTCTGAAAACATTGTACTATGCTGAGTATGGGAACACAGGAGCTGGTGCCTCAACCAGCAACAGGGTCAAGTGGCCCGGTTACCAAGTTATCAACAAGGAACAAGCTACACAGTTCACACCTGGTACTTTCTTGAGAGGCACATGGCTTCAGAGCACAGGAGTGCCCTCTACGCAAGGCTTGTACAATTAA
- the LOC106769456 gene encoding probable 26S proteasome non-ATPase regulatory subunit 3, translated as MTQDLEMKDRLTPSNSVSSPAPSTLQHLREIASLIETGSYTKEVRRIARAVRLTIALRRKLTASIISSFLDHVLTSGSEAHAKLSAHLPKEDDHEMEVDAATSAIQTPAKHLLPELEIYCYLLVLLFLIDKKKYNEAKACSSASIVWLKNTNRRTVDVIASRLYFYYSYSYELTGDLAEIRGNLLALHRIATLRHDELGQETLLNLLLRNYLHYNLYDQAEKLRSKAPRFEAHSNQQFCRYLFYLGKIRTIQLEYTDAKESLLQAARKAPVAARGFRIQCNKWAVIVRLLLGEIPERTVFMQKGMEKALRPYFELTNAVRIGDLELFRNIADKFATTFTADRTHNLIVRLRHNVIRTGLRNISISYSRISLADVAKKLRLNSPNPIADAESIVAKAIRDGAIDATLDHANGWMVSKETGDIYSTNEPQLAFNSRIAFCLNMHNEAVRALRFPPNTHKEESAEKRRERQQQEQELAKHIAEEDDDDF; from the exons ATGACTCAAGATCTCGAGATGAAGGATCGCTTAACGCCTTCCAACTCCGTTTCTTCACCTGCTCCGTCTACTCTTCAGC ATTTGAGAGAGATAGCGTCGCTTATCGAGACCGGTTCGTACACGAAGGAAGTTCGTAGAATTGCTCGTGCTGTTCGCCTTACAATTGCGTTGAGGCGTAAATTAACAGCGTCGATTATCTCGTCTTTTCTTGATCATGTCCTCACTAGTGGTTCTGAAGCTCATGCCAAATTGTCTGCGCATCTTCCCAAG GAGGATGATCACGAAATGGAAGTGGATGCCGCAACATCTGCAATTCAAACTCCAGCTAAACACTTGTTGCCGGAGCTAGAAATCTACTGTTACCTGCTTGTACTACTTTTTctgattgataaaaaaaaatacaatgag GCCAAAGCTTGTTCCTCAGCTAGCATCGTTTGGCTGAAGAATACAAACAGGAGGACTGTTGATGTTATTGCATCCAGACTGTATTTTTACTATTCATATAGCTATGAGCTTACGGGAGATCTTGCTGAAATCCGTGG CAACCTCCTTGCATTGCACCGAATTGCCACCCTGCGCCATGACGAGTTAGGCCAG GAAACACTTCTTAATTTGCTGCTCCGCAACTACCTTCACTACAATCTATATGATCAGGCCGAAAAGTTGAGGTCTAAGGCTCCTCGATTTGAAGCGCATTCAAACCAACAG TTCTGTCGCTACCTCTTCTACCTTGGGAAAATTCGGACAATTCAATTGGAGTACACAGATGCAAAAGAGTCTCTCCTGCAGGCTGCCCGGAAAGCTCCAGTTGCTGCACGGGGTTTTCGAATTCAATGTAACAAGTGGGCTGTGATAGTTCGGTTACTGTTGGGAGAAATACCTGAGCGCACTGTCTTTATGCAGAAAGGAATGGAAAAGGCTTTAAGGCCTTACTTTGAGCTTACAAAT GCTGTACGGATTGGAGACTTGGAACTGTTTAGGAATATTGCAGACAAGTTTGCCACTACCTTCACTGCAGATAGAACCCATAATTTGATTGTTCGGTTGCGCCATAATGTTATCAGAACTGGTTTACGTAACATCAGCATCTCCTATTCTCGCATTTCTCTAGCTGATGTTGCTAAAAAGCTGAGGTTGAACTCTCCGAATCCTATTGCTGATGCTGAGAGCATTGTAGCAAAGGCTATTCGTGATGGTGCAATTGATGCTACATTGGATCATGCCAACGGGTGGATGGTGTCCAAGGAAACTGGAGATATTTACTCCACAAATGAGCCTCAGTTGGCCTTTAATTCTCGAATTGCATTCTGTCTTAACATGCACAATGAGGCAGTACGAGCACTTCGTTTTCCACCAAACACGCACAAAGAGGAGAGTGctgaaaaaagaagagagagacaACAACAAGAGCAGGAGCTGGCTAAGCATATTGCAGAAGAGGATGACGACGATTTCTGA
- the LOC106769451 gene encoding pectinesterase/pectinesterase inhibitor PPE8B encodes MAVSPVRYRSTLACSFCCLFFLALCSPLTAATDFAGSACLGVSPTQFAGSLTQVITAIKQLASILSRFSMPFADFRLATAIADCLDLFDISSDVLSWALSASQNPKGKHNSTGNLSSDLRTWLSAVLSHPQTCMEGFEGTNGIVKSLVSAGIGEVVSLVEQLLAQVVPVNDEFEASQEQFPSWIKPRERKLLQSIGVTPDVVVALDGSGNYARIMDAVLAAPDYSMKRFVIYIKKGVYFENVEIKKKKWNIMMIGDGMGATVISGNRSFIDGWTTFRSSTFAVSGRGFIARDVSFQNTAGPEKHQAVALRSDSDLSVFYRCGIFGFQDSLYTHTMRQFFRECTITGTVDFIFGDATAVFQNCLIQPKKGLPNQKNTITAHGRKDPNEPTGFSFQFCNITAYSDLAPVVNTTQTYLGRPWKTYSRTVFMQSFMSEVIRAEGWLEWNGNFALDTLYYAEYLNTGAGAGVANRVKWTGYHAFNDSSQVSNFTVAQFIEGNLWLPSTGVTYTAAFKP; translated from the exons ATGGCTGTTTCTCCAGTTAGATATCGTTCCACCCTCGCATGCTCCTTCTGCTGCCTTTTCTTTCTGGCACTTTGCTCCCCTCTCACCGCCGCCACAGATTTCGCCGGTTCAGCGTGCCTCGGGGTCTCCCCGACCCAGTTCGCCGGCTCACTCACTCAAGTAATCACCGCCATCAAACAACTCGCGTCCATTCTCTCACGCTTCTCCATGCCATTCGCCGATTTCCGCCTCGCCACTGCCATCGCCGACTGCCTCGACTTGTTCGACATCTCCTCCGACGTTCTCTCCTGGGCCCTCTCCGCCTCTCAGAACCCCAAAG GGAAGCATAACAGCACGGGGAACCTGAGCTCCGATTTGAGGACATGGCTAAGTGCGGTACTTTCACATCCACAAACTTGCATGGAGGGATTCGAAGGGACGAACGGCATTGTGAAGAGTTTGGTATCCGCTGGCATCGGCGAAGTGGTATCGTTGGTGGAGCAGCTTCTTGCGCAGGTGGTGCCCGTAAACGATGAATTTGAAGCCAGCCAGGAGCAATTTCCTTCGTGGATTAAACCCAGGGAAAGGAAGCTTCTGCAATCGATTGGAGTGACTCCTGATGTTGTGGTAGCTTTGGATGGGAGTGGGAACTACGCTAGAATCATGGATGCGGTGCTCGCGGCACCTGATTATAGCATGAAACGATTTGTGATTTACATAAAGAAAGGTGTTTATTTTGAGAACGTGGAgatcaagaagaagaaatggaACATCATGATGATTGGAGATGGGATGGGCGCCACTGTGATCTCCGGTAACCGGAGTTTCATCGACGGTTGGACCACCTTCCGCTCATCTACATTCG CTGTGAGTGGCAGAGGGTTCATAGCAAGAGACGTTTCCTTTCAGAACACGGCAGGGCCTGAGAAGCACCAAGCAGTGGCGCTGAGATCAGACTCAGATCTCTCTGTGTTCTACCGATGTGGGATTTTCGGTTTCCAAGACAGCCTATACACCCACACCATGCGCCAATTCTTCAGAGAATGCACAATAACAGGCACGGTGGACTTCATCTTCGGCGACGCCACCGCCGTCTTCCAGAACTGCTTAATACAACCGAAGAAGGGCTTGCCAAATCAGAAGAACACGATCACAGCACACGGTAGAAAAGACCCAAATGAGCCAACGGGTTTCTCATTCCAGTTCTGCAACATCACTGCATATTCCGACCTTGCACCCGTCGTCAACACCACTCAAACGTATCTGGGCAGACCCTGGAAGACTTACTCACGAACCGTTTTCATGCAATCGTTCATGAGTGAGGTGATAAGGGCAGAGGGGTGGTTGGAGTGGAATGGAAACTTTGCTTTGGATACATTGTATTATGCAGAGTACCTGAACACTGGGGCAGGTGCTGGCGTGGCGAACCGTGTGAAATGGACAGGCTACCATGCATTCAATGATTCAAGCCAGGTGAGTAACTTCACGGTGGCTCAGTTTATTGAGGGGAATCTCTGGTTGCCTTCCACTGGAGTAACCTACACTGCTGCATTCAAACCTTAA